DNA from Clarias gariepinus isolate MV-2021 ecotype Netherlands chromosome 11, CGAR_prim_01v2, whole genome shotgun sequence:
TCTTTTAGTTTTATAGAAACAATCAGAGGAATGTTCAAGGACACTTTTAAGACACACGATGCTAAAAAATCTTCTCAGTGGATGTTTCTTTGGAATCCTGACCTTTTTGTCACATTTCCAAGGTACTGTAAGATTCATACACTTCTGCTGCTCTGTTTCTTTTATGCGGTTGTTGTTTggtaacaaaaaaatgtgttagtttttattttaaaatgtatgagcTCCTTTTTGGGgaataattttgtgttttttttaagagacaTCAACTTTTTACGATCACAGATATGAGGAACTACtgtaccattttttttctcttaaaaaagAGAGTagtaaataaggaataaaaaccGGGCGGGTTTGAGCTATTACATGACTTAGTGAAAGGATAGTATAATTAACCAGGGATTCCGATAACTGTACATCTTAAAGTGTTTAGCGCAAGTGTTAGTTAGATCCTGCTCTCATTTCAATTCCCTCAGTAGCCTTCATttactttctctttctttttctctttctttcaaaATGAGACCAAAATTACAGCTTCTTATATTAAGAAAGAACAAAGCACTGACTGCTTACTCTACGTACATGCGTGAGAATTCAACAGGGCTGTTTTAtataatggattaaaaaaaatccctgctATACAGACTTCCTTTGATTTACTGCACATTTAATTCATTCtctttcagtgtgtgtgagcgagtgttTACCCGCAGTGGTAGCCTCCCGAAGAACTCTGTACAAACCTGAAGGTGGTAGCGTGTCTGTGTATTGTGATGTCCAGCACTGTGCACAGAACTGGACAGGAGGATGGGGGATTAGCCAAGGACATTTTGCTTTGCTCGACCCATCTCCACGTGTCCAACTTTCCAACATCAGCGTCTCACACACCACCACACGCCTCGTCCTCGAAATCCACAACCTCAACCAATCGGATTCTGGGCCGTACCATTGCAACATCAAATGGAAAGAGAGCAACAGTCAGGGTCATGTCACGCTGATCAATGTGACTGCAAGTAGCTCCAATCAATTCAGTATGTATCATATGTATCTCTTTTAATTTTGCTTATACAGTGTATACGCACATATACAAGGgagagtcaaaaatgatctgcactctgCTTATATATCagtgctgtgcaggtgtgaacgtgtaaCATCAGTaatctgagggtgtacctggtgccgaaacaacagcttaaacagaagtgtttgggTATCTCCAAACTAAATTCAGAGCGATACTATAAGGAAGGTGAgcattttttaaagagaatcattactgatgAGGAGACGcggattcatcactatgagCCTGAGAATAAACGGCAGAGGAAacggaacggaaacatcctcaatcgccaaCCGACAGAATGTTcaaaagtcgaccatcagctggGAAATTCATTAACGCTTACAGGTTtttgggattctcaagggccagtattgaaacattatcatttaataggttttacaatcaacaatgctcgttacagtgagacatTAATTGAACAGCTGAAGCCTTAAACCGATATCCTTGCATGACGATGCACGTTCACACACTTccgcccacactgtcgacacaaCCTTCGTTTTGAGGTGTTGAAgtatcctccctatagtcctgatctcacttcataagactttcacctgtttggtccacCGAAAGCAGCCCTATGAGAATGAAGATTCAGAGTTCTGataaagaagtgaagacagctgtgaattattaaaacattttttaataaggggATATAGACCGTTGTTGACAAATGGACAAATGTATTGAAAATtatctttgtcttttctaaaagttaatttaaataaattctacagccagagtgtggataattCTTGCCTCATATACAATTTATCAATAACATATAAAACCTGTATTATGTTTGTTTTAGTGTTCAggaattcatattattattattattattattattattattattattaataataataataataataataataataataatctgatgaCAAAAGGACAATTATATATGCATGTATTACTTatgttatgtttatatatactgtataaacaatattaaattaaaaaaataacttcagTTGAATGAAATGAATTCTCCCAAAGCCTACTGTAACTTGTATCTTCTCTTGTTTCAGCAGTAGATCCTGCGTCCACAGGGAGGACCCTCTCTCACAGGCTGATGGTTTGTGCTGCAGCtagtctgtgttttcttctggctctcgcTCTGGCCTTGTGTTTCTCCTATCAGTGCCGGCCTGCGCCTCCCGTCCCTCCACCACGCTCCCGAAACAACTGTGAGATCTTAACCTCACTCTTAGTACTGTTCTCATCCTGCCAGAGTGTAAAgatggacatactgtactgtatattctctcCACATATTCTGTCTGGACATTATGTTCAGTGAGGTGCCTCGGGTCATGTCACTGacgtttgttttttcttcctgtctgtagccaCAGCTCGAGTTAAACCAAATGTGGATGTAAGTACAGTTTCTCCTACTCTGTATCAGTTCATGTTCTTCTTCATGTTCAACTTTCTGAAACTGAAATTTCTTCATTATTTGCTGTTGCTGAAGCTATGAGGCGACATACAGAAGTAGATCATAGATATttgttttacttaaatattttcTATGGATATCTGCATTCAGAATGTTGATactgtagatggatggatggatagacagacagacatataccTTATTAATACCAAAGGGAAATTGTCACTCAGGCCGATGGTTTggttttaatactgtatacagtgttgCCAACTTTACATCTTGGAGTAAAAAGAGGGTGGCAAAATAATATGCGAAAGGAAGTTAAGTGAGCATCACTATATATTTGACTGCACAGTTTAACAAgtgtatatttgtttttgtatattttatatatttatttctgttttaattttgtgaCTTGATTCTGAGCTTGGGCAATACAAGCGTCCATATTTATCATGccataaaaaaacatcctttgaaacttgtctcacacacacaccctcaggaCCAATGGCTGATCCACTTTGGTGAAATCTTCTAccaaaaaatgtacaatatcttgattttcctcttttttttatgtgtttctgCATGGTTCAAGTGTTCTCGCTgccctcatactgtacattctctaAGCTTTTAAGCTCAAGTGAAAAAACCTAAGAAGGAAATGTCATATCTTGTGTGGATTTACCAAATTTGGAAAATTACAGAGCTAATAATAgaaactataatataataatataaactgtTGAGGCACTAAACCTTGAGGACTGATTATTTGTGCAGGTGGTGTATGCAGTGTTGGATCGTCCAAGACAGCAGAGAACAGCTCAACAAAACACGCCAACCACGGGCGTCATTTACTCCACACTGAGCTTCTCCCAAGCTTAATCCTCTCAGGAAGACAACTGGTGGTCTAAATGCTTTTGAAATAATTTCATGCTCAGGTTAACACAGCTATTCGTATATACAATTGaccagaatatatatatattttt
Protein-coding regions in this window:
- the si:dkey-52l18.4 gene encoding uncharacterized protein si:dkey-52l18.4 isoform X1, with amino-acid sequence MLKNLLSGCFFGILTFLSHFQVCVSECLPAVVASRRTLYKPEGGSVSVYCDVQHCAQNWTGGWGISQGHFALLDPSPRVQLSNISVSHTTTRLVLEIHNLNQSDSGPYHCNIKWKESNSQGHVTLINVTASSSNQFTVDPASTGRTLSHRLMVCAAASLCFLLALALALCFSYQCRPAPPVPPPRSRNNSTARVKPNVDVVYAVLDRPRQQRTAQQNTPTTGVIYSTLSFSQA
- the si:dkey-52l18.4 gene encoding uncharacterized protein si:dkey-52l18.4 isoform X2, encoding MLKNLLSGCFFGILTFLSHFQVCVSECLPAVVASRRTLYKPEGGSVSVYCDVQHCAQNWTGGWGISQGHFALLDPSPRVQLSNISVSHTTTRLVLEIHNLNQSDSGPYHCNIKWKESNSQGHVTLINVTASSSNQFIDPASTGRTLSHRLMVCAAASLCFLLALALALCFSYQCRPAPPVPPPRSRNNSTARVKPNVDVVYAVLDRPRQQRTAQQNTPTTGVIYSTLSFSQA